Proteins encoded together in one Synergistaceae bacterium window:
- a CDS encoding ribonuclease Z: MIDITLLGTSALLPLPERALTSAFLFCEGHSILFDCGEGTQTAARKCGVSLMKTDIIALTHYHGDHILGIPGLLQTMSCMGRTEKIFITGPEGLNNALAPILTLTDFISFDVVLVDSLPERLCDLIDGWQIYAKLKAFPTVHRVPSQGYCFTLSRPGKFLPDSARDLNIPVSYWKFLQKGESVILDDERIITPSQVMLPQRKGLKFVFSGDTCECESLINESKNADLLICESTYGEDSQGEQAKEYGHMNFSQAAGIAKNAGVKKLCLTHFSQVIRDPDKYLPNAQKIFPDTICGHDGMRFTLEFEG, translated from the coding sequence ATGATAGATATTACACTTTTGGGGACATCTGCATTATTGCCGTTGCCTGAACGCGCTTTAACGTCTGCGTTTTTATTTTGTGAAGGACATTCGATTTTGTTTGACTGCGGAGAGGGAACTCAGACGGCAGCGAGAAAATGCGGAGTAAGCCTCATGAAGACGGATATAATAGCATTGACTCATTATCATGGGGATCACATTTTAGGCATTCCGGGATTATTGCAGACAATGAGTTGTATGGGACGCACGGAAAAAATTTTTATAACGGGGCCTGAAGGATTAAATAACGCTCTTGCGCCGATATTGACTTTGACGGATTTTATTTCGTTTGATGTAGTGTTAGTTGATTCTCTGCCCGAAAGACTTTGCGATTTAATAGACGGCTGGCAGATTTACGCGAAATTAAAAGCGTTTCCGACAGTGCACCGAGTTCCGAGTCAAGGTTATTGCTTCACGTTGAGTCGTCCGGGGAAATTTTTGCCTGACAGCGCGAGAGATTTAAATATTCCGGTTAGTTACTGGAAATTTTTGCAGAAGGGCGAGTCTGTAATATTAGACGACGAACGAATAATAACACCTTCACAAGTAATGCTGCCGCAAAGAAAGGGATTAAAATTTGTGTTCAGCGGCGATACATGCGAGTGCGAGTCATTGATTAACGAGTCAAAGAATGCAGATTTATTAATTTGCGAGTCAACTTACGGTGAGGACTCACAGGGCGAACAAGCGAAAGAATACGGACATATGAATTTTTCACAGGCCGCAGGGATTGCCAAGAATGCAGGAGTAAAAAAATTGTGCTTGACTCATTTTTCGCAGGTGATTCGGGATCCTGATAAATATTTGCCGAACGCACAAAAAATTTTTCCTGATACAATTTGCGGCCATGACGGAATGAGATTTACACTAGAATTTGAGGGGTAG
- a CDS encoding DUF1622 domain-containing protein, with protein sequence MSLLHQIDAIFHVIVQYGVLLMECVGVIILLVTAVKSIWGCLCRDEHVRLTLAKGIALSLEFKLGGEVLRTVIVREWSELAILGAIIILRGALTFLIHWEIKTEEAKKQENFTTPQILV encoded by the coding sequence ATGTCGCTATTACACCAGATTGACGCAATTTTTCATGTTATCGTTCAGTATGGAGTGCTTTTAATGGAATGTGTCGGAGTAATTATCCTGCTCGTTACTGCCGTAAAAAGTATTTGGGGTTGTCTCTGCCGTGATGAACACGTTAGACTCACTCTTGCAAAGGGTATCGCCTTATCACTTGAATTTAAGCTCGGCGGTGAAGTTCTGCGCACTGTTATTGTTCGTGAATGGAGCGAACTTGCTATACTCGGCGCAATTATAATTTTACGCGGTGCATTAACATTTTTGATTCACTGGGAAATCAAGACGGAAGAAGCAAAGAAACAGGAAAATTTTACTACCCCTCAAATTCTAGTGTAA
- a CDS encoding DUF1275 domain-containing protein has protein sequence MNEQAKNLHNELHKEFYLTCEKYFIFEFLTIAAGMMGLYTYNLRGGVFSNAQTGNIVKMAAAFGGLNFAEGFYYFIPFCAYILGTVISEILPEKVRKTHFIRWDTLLVGIEIFTLLLIGFIPFTWPDQIVQVLINFLCAMQFNTFRQAEGVPMATTFLTNHVRQIGISIARVINHHEEEKKQAKKAIKHARLIIAFFVGGVVVTFMSSFLHEKTIWLAIIPLSVCFCVMLRADLIYERAMLDLKPHGH, from the coding sequence ATGAACGAACAAGCTAAAAATTTGCATAATGAACTACACAAAGAATTTTATCTCACCTGTGAGAAATATTTTATATTTGAGTTTCTCACAATTGCAGCCGGTATGATGGGACTTTACACATATAATTTGCGCGGGGGAGTTTTCTCGAACGCTCAGACGGGAAATATCGTAAAAATGGCTGCTGCTTTCGGGGGCTTGAATTTCGCTGAAGGGTTTTATTATTTTATTCCGTTCTGCGCATATATTCTCGGTACTGTAATATCTGAAATTTTGCCGGAAAAAGTCAGGAAGACTCATTTTATCAGGTGGGATACACTTTTAGTCGGCATAGAAATTTTCACGCTGTTACTAATCGGGTTTATTCCGTTCACTTGGCCGGATCAAATTGTGCAGGTTCTAATAAATTTTTTGTGCGCCATGCAGTTTAACACGTTCAGACAGGCAGAAGGTGTCCCAATGGCAACAACTTTTTTGACGAATCATGTAAGGCAGATAGGAATCAGTATCGCACGCGTAATAAATCATCACGAGGAAGAAAAGAAACAGGCCAAGAAAGCAATTAAGCACGCAAGATTGATAATAGCGTTTTTTGTCGGCGGCGTTGTCGTTACGTTCATGAGCAGTTTTCTGCACGAAAAAACTATTTGGCTTGCAATTATTCCGTTAAGTGTGTGCTTTTGTGTTATGCTAAGAGCTGATTTAATTTATGAACGCGCAATGTTGGATTTGAAACCTCACGGGCACTAA